A section of the Flavobacterium ardleyense genome encodes:
- a CDS encoding OmpH family outer membrane protein, with the protein MMKQIKSLLIAAVFILGASQSVSAQAKTAHVDVSEIMTKMPAMLDAKKQLDKLGETYDAEYKVMLEEYQAKIKKYDQEATTQTDKVNEERAREVQDMQKRIVDYRDNAQKELQTKEQDITKPIIDKVRASIQKVGKAKGYQYVLNGSELLLADGPNITADVKKDLGF; encoded by the coding sequence ATGATGAAACAAATTAAATCTTTACTAATAGCGGCCGTTTTTATCCTAGGCGCAAGTCAATCAGTATCAGCACAAGCAAAAACTGCTCACGTTGACGTTAGTGAAATTATGACTAAGATGCCTGCAATGCTAGATGCAAAAAAACAACTAGACAAATTAGGTGAAACTTACGACGCAGAGTACAAAGTAATGTTGGAGGAGTATCAAGCTAAGATCAAAAAATACGATCAAGAAGCAACAACTCAAACTGATAAAGTGAATGAGGAACGCGCAAGAGAAGTGCAAGATATGCAAAAGCGAATTGTTGATTACCGTGACAATGCTCAAAAAGAACTTCAGACAAAAGAACAAGATATTACAAAACCAATTATCGATAAAGTGAGAGCTTCTATTCAAAAAGTTGGAAAAGCTAAAGGATATCAATATGTTCTTAATGGTTCTGAACTACTTCTTGCAGATGGTCCAAACATCACTGCAGACGTAAAAAAAGATTTAGGATTCTAG
- a CDS encoding OmpH family outer membrane protein: MKKHLILLLLIVAGSAEAQTRGVKIGYIDMEYILENVPEYTDAKNQLEEKALRWKQEIEVKKNEISKLKSSLNSEKVLLTKELVEEREEEIRFQETTLLDYQNKRFGPNGDMIIQKSVLVKPIQDQVFTAVQDISEAKKYDFIFDKSSDLTILFAAKRHDISDQIVRSITRASKRSQLTKKQLKEEEAKEAKEDMVDDNPALAERQKILDERKTAREKLIQDRKEAAAEKKRLYDEKRARLLEEREAKKNGTYIEGDKPETSNTASDEGKTKAPKDNSVIPAEEQVDNKEEVADPRAAAAIERARILEERKQALEDRKAKILKDREEAKRLRDEKLKNK; the protein is encoded by the coding sequence ATGAAGAAACATTTAATTTTATTGCTTCTAATTGTTGCCGGATCTGCAGAAGCACAAACTCGTGGAGTAAAAATTGGCTATATAGATATGGAATACATTTTAGAAAATGTTCCAGAGTATACCGATGCTAAAAACCAGCTTGAAGAAAAAGCACTTAGATGGAAGCAGGAAATTGAAGTTAAGAAAAATGAAATTTCTAAATTGAAATCATCTCTTAACTCAGAAAAAGTTCTTCTTACTAAGGAATTAGTTGAAGAAAGAGAAGAGGAAATTCGATTTCAAGAAACTACGCTATTAGATTATCAAAATAAGAGGTTTGGACCAAATGGCGATATGATTATTCAGAAATCTGTTTTGGTTAAACCAATTCAAGATCAAGTTTTTACCGCGGTTCAAGATATATCAGAGGCTAAAAAGTATGATTTTATCTTTGATAAATCGTCAGATCTCACGATACTATTTGCTGCAAAGCGCCATGATATTAGCGATCAAATTGTTCGCTCGATTACCAGAGCATCAAAGAGAAGTCAGTTAACTAAGAAGCAGTTAAAAGAAGAAGAGGCAAAAGAAGCTAAGGAAGATATGGTTGATGACAATCCTGCCCTTGCCGAAAGACAAAAAATCTTGGATGAAAGAAAAACTGCTAGAGAAAAGTTGATTCAAGATCGAAAAGAAGCTGCTGCAGAAAAGAAAAGATTGTACGACGAAAAACGTGCTAGACTGTTGGAAGAGCGCGAAGCAAAAAAGAATGGCACATATATTGAAGGAGACAAACCGGAAACCTCTAACACTGCAAGTGATGAGGGAAAAACAAAGGCTCCAAAAGACAACTCTGTCATTCCAGCAGAAGAGCAAGTGGATAACAAAGAAGAAGTCGCAGATCCAAGAGCTGCTGCAGCTATAGAAAGAGCCCGAATTCTTGAGGAAAGAAAACAAGCTTTAGAAGATCGTAAAGCAAAAATATTGAAAGACCGAGAAGAGGCCAAGAGATTGAGAGACGAAAAACTGAAAAATAAATAA